ACGAGCTTGGACGACTCCGTCCGCGAGAGGCCGATCTTCTGATACACCGCCTCGCAGAGGTCCGCCCGCGTAACCGTGTGCCCCGCCATCCATATCCTCCAAGGCGTTATCTCGGCCGGCGGGTCTGCCACCTGCCTTTCGCCATTCCGGACGATGAACGCTAGGCGCAGCCTGAGGCCGGGTCAATGCTCGAACGGGCGCTGAAGCGCCCTGCAGCCGAATTTCAATGAAAAGAGCGAGAAAATCCGGACAATATGACAGTTTTCCCGCTGTCGTGGGTCACCACCGGATCAAGGCGGACCCCCAGGTGAAGCCGCCGCCCATGGCTTCGATCAGGACGAGCTGGCCGGGGCGGATGCGACCGTCGCGATGCGCCTCGGCCAGTGCCAGCGGGATCGAGGCGGCAGAGGTGTTGCCGTGCCGGTCGACGGTGACGACGACCCGGTCATGGCCGATGCCGAGCTTGTCGGCCGTCGCGTCGATGATCCGGCGGTTGGCCTGGTGCGGTACGAACCAGTCGATGTCCGCGCCGCTCAGGCCGGTTTCCGCGAAGGTGTGGCGCACGGTCTCGGCGAGGTTCTGCACGGCATGGCGGAAGACCTCCTTGCCCTCCATGCGCAGGAAGCCGACCGTCTTGGTCGAGCCCGGCCCGCCATCGACATAGAGCTTGTCCTTGTAGCGCCCGTCCGAGCGGATATGCGTCGCGAGCACGCCGCGGTCCGCCAGCGTGCCCTCGCCCGGTTCCGCCCTGAGCACAACCGCGCCCGCCCCGTCGCCGAAGAGCACGCAGGTGGTGCGGTCCTCCCAGTCGAGGATGCGCGAGAAGGTCTCGGCTCCGATGACGAGCGCGGTCCGCGCCGCACCGGTGCTGAGAAACTTGTCCGCCGTCGCGAGCGCGAAGACGAAGCCGGAGCAGACCGCCTGGAGATCGAAGGCGACACCGCCGGCAATGCCGAGCGCGGCCTGGATCTGCGTCGCAGTGGCCGGGAAGGTGTGATCGGGCGTCGCGGTCGCGACGATGATCAGGTCGACCTCGGCTGGCTCCATGCCGGCATCGGCCAGCGCCGCCTGGGCGGCCTTCAGCCCGAGAACCGAGGTGGTCTCGCTTTCGGCAGCGACATGGCGCTGACGAATGCCCGTGCGCTGGACGATCCACTCGTCGGTAGTGTCGACGCGCTGGGCCAGTTCGGCATTGGTGACGATGCGCGCGGGCAGATAGGAACCGCAGCCCACGATCCGGGAACGCAAAATCGACAAACCGGTTTCCTCAATGGGCCGCGGCTGACCGTGCCGC
This portion of the Bosea sp. OAE506 genome encodes:
- a CDS encoding beta-ketoacyl-ACP synthase III gives rise to the protein MSILRSRIVGCGSYLPARIVTNAELAQRVDTTDEWIVQRTGIRQRHVAAESETTSVLGLKAAQAALADAGMEPAEVDLIIVATATPDHTFPATATQIQAALGIAGGVAFDLQAVCSGFVFALATADKFLSTGAARTALVIGAETFSRILDWEDRTTCVLFGDGAGAVVLRAEPGEGTLADRGVLATHIRSDGRYKDKLYVDGGPGSTKTVGFLRMEGKEVFRHAVQNLAETVRHTFAETGLSGADIDWFVPHQANRRIIDATADKLGIGHDRVVVTVDRHGNTSAASIPLALAEAHRDGRIRPGQLVLIEAMGGGFTWGSALIRW